A portion of the Fusobacterium perfoetens ATCC 29250 genome contains these proteins:
- a CDS encoding TolC family protein — protein MKKTLGLFLMLSALSFARTLNLEEAIDLSLTNSKNVQIAEKNKKIGELNLSRAFKYALPTVAYQGVYTRYEHDTREVYNEKGINDDSFKVPSKDGYSSKIIATYPIFQGGAIFGGIKGAAAQKNILNYSFLKEKVDTRIRVIQYYSNVITYEKNLEALKTSEKELQTRMKLQEKKLEERLIIRADLLKTEYSLLDIQSQIVKVQNQIETEKKNLKIELGLNINEEIDLEELFIPENLSSNIDFEKDLITAKTQSLNALISKNKVEYSKAEKMVALSDNLPKISVFASYGGTERLHSSDTFHDEEWRGGVQIDWELFSFGSGIDAYRVARENYKIEELNDNITQDNIEINLATAYSEVLRLEKYRVAMKSSLEASRENYEIDKKRYEAGLLSTQDYLNSEAQYRTAQMNFNSAESSYLLAFENYRSLII, from the coding sequence ATGAAAAAAACTTTAGGTTTATTTCTAATGTTAAGTGCTTTATCTTTTGCTAGAACTCTTAACTTAGAAGAAGCTATTGACCTATCACTTACTAATAGTAAAAATGTTCAAATAGCTGAAAAAAATAAAAAAATTGGAGAACTTAATCTATCTCGTGCTTTTAAATATGCCCTTCCTACAGTAGCTTATCAAGGGGTTTATACTAGATATGAACACGATACAAGAGAAGTTTATAATGAAAAAGGAATTAATGATGATAGTTTTAAAGTTCCTAGTAAAGATGGTTATTCTAGTAAAATCATAGCAACTTACCCTATTTTTCAAGGAGGAGCTATATTTGGTGGAATAAAAGGTGCTGCTGCACAAAAAAATATTCTTAATTATTCTTTCTTAAAAGAAAAAGTTGATACTAGAATAAGAGTTATCCAATACTATTCAAATGTAATAACTTATGAAAAAAATCTTGAAGCATTAAAAACTTCTGAAAAAGAATTGCAAACTAGAATGAAATTACAAGAAAAAAAATTAGAAGAACGTTTAATCATAAGAGCTGACCTTTTAAAAACAGAATATTCTTTACTTGATATTCAATCTCAAATAGTTAAAGTTCAAAATCAAATTGAAACTGAAAAGAAAAATTTAAAAATAGAACTTGGATTAAATATCAATGAAGAAATAGATTTAGAAGAATTATTTATTCCAGAAAATTTAAGTTCTAATATAGATTTTGAAAAAGATTTAATTACAGCTAAAACTCAAAGTCTTAATGCTTTAATCTCAAAAAATAAAGTAGAATATTCAAAAGCAGAAAAAATGGTAGCTTTAAGTGATAATCTTCCAAAAATAAGTGTTTTCGCTAGTTATGGTGGAACTGAAAGATTACATTCAAGTGATACTTTCCATGATGAAGAATGGAGAGGTGGAGTTCAAATAGACTGGGAATTATTTAGTTTCGGTAGTGGAATAGATGCTTATAGAGTAGCTAGAGAAAATTATAAAATTGAAGAATTAAATGATAATATAACTCAAGATAATATAGAAATTAATTTAGCAACTGCATATAGTGAAGTTTTAAGATTAGAAAAATATAGAGTTGCTATGAAAAGTTCTTTAGAAGCTTCTCGTGAAAATTATGAGATTGATAAGAAAAGATATGAGGCTGGTCTTTTATCTACTCAAGATTATCTAAATTCAGAAGCTCAATATAGAACTGCTCAAATGAACTTTAATTCAGCTGAAAGTAGTTATCTACTAGCTTTTGAAAATTATAGATCACTTATAATCTAA
- a CDS encoding TetR/AcrR family transcriptional regulator, whose protein sequence is MKNSKKREEIISTGKKLIIEKGFLNTSVEDITKKMGIAKGSFYTYFKSKDEFILAIISEKIFQRRHKVNEILEKELSFEETIKEFLAQSLSFPLIDTESFLIIMNLFKNINLLSENVKISILDNTKLGNHDILKILNKYKDKLDLSDENDIDKYAYLIKAFINSFYENSFNPLMNFEKKESHITISEIEDCINKINLEKEINFMTKAVIKLILK, encoded by the coding sequence TTGAAAAACTCTAAAAAAAGAGAAGAGATAATTTCTACAGGAAAAAAATTAATTATAGAAAAAGGTTTTCTTAACACAAGTGTTGAAGATATTACAAAAAAAATGGGAATAGCAAAAGGTAGTTTCTATACTTATTTTAAATCAAAAGATGAATTTATTTTAGCTATTATTTCAGAAAAAATATTTCAAAGACGTCATAAAGTAAATGAAATTTTAGAAAAAGAGTTATCTTTTGAAGAAACTATAAAAGAATTTTTAGCTCAATCTTTATCTTTTCCATTAATAGATACTGAATCTTTTTTAATAATTATGAATCTTTTTAAAAATATAAATTTATTAAGTGAAAATGTAAAAATTTCTATTTTAGATAACACAAAATTAGGAAACCATGATATTTTAAAAATATTAAATAAATATAAAGATAAATTAGATTTATCTGATGAAAATGATATTGATAAATATGCTTATTTAATAAAAGCTTTTATCAATTCTTTTTATGAAAACTCTTTTAATCCTTTAATGAATTTTGAAAAAAAGGAAAGTCATATAACTATTTCTGAAATCGAAGATTGTATTAATAAGATAAATCTAGAAAAAGAAATAAATTTTATGACTAAAGCAGTTATAAAACTTATATTAAAATAA
- the rbr gene encoding rubrerythrin — protein sequence MELKGTKTEKNLWTAFAGESQARNKYTYYASKAKKEGYVQIAELFEVTANNEKEHAKLWFKLLHGGMPSTIENLKDAAAGENYEWTDMYATFAKEAREEGFEDIAKVMDGVAKIEKEHEERYRKLLANIENQEVFKRLEIQVWECGNCGHLHIGTEAPLTCPVCDHPQAYFRIRCTNY from the coding sequence ATGGAATTAAAAGGAACTAAAACAGAAAAAAATCTATGGACTGCATTTGCTGGAGAATCTCAAGCAAGAAACAAATATACTTATTATGCTTCTAAAGCTAAAAAAGAAGGATATGTGCAAATAGCTGAATTATTTGAAGTTACTGCTAATAATGAAAAAGAACATGCTAAACTTTGGTTTAAACTTCTTCATGGTGGAATGCCTTCTACTATTGAAAACTTAAAAGATGCTGCTGCTGGAGAAAATTATGAATGGACAGATATGTATGCAACTTTCGCTAAAGAAGCTAGAGAAGAAGGATTTGAAGATATTGCAAAAGTTATGGATGGAGTAGCAAAAATTGAAAAAGAACATGAAGAAAGATATAGAAAATTACTTGCTAATATAGAAAATCAAGAAGTTTTCAAAAGACTTGAAATCCAAGTGTGGGAATGTGGAAACTGTGGACATTTACATATAGGAACTGAAGCTCCTTTAACTTGTCCAGTATGTGACCATCCTCAAGCTTATTTTAGAATTAGATGTACTAATTACTAA
- a CDS encoding Fur family transcriptional regulator — MKYSKQRELILNYVLNHNDHPTADTIYTSLKKDNPKLSLGTVYRNLIKLTESNEIKKVSLPGEVDKFDKNLSPHAHLKCNICGCLIDINSLEIDNFIKSISKEQDIKIDNFNIIFDGVCKNCKNN, encoded by the coding sequence ATGAAATATTCTAAACAAAGAGAATTAATTTTAAATTATGTATTAAATCATAATGATCATCCTACAGCTGATACAATATATACTTCATTAAAAAAAGATAATCCAAAATTAAGTTTAGGTACAGTATATAGAAATCTAATAAAATTAACTGAGTCAAATGAAATAAAAAAAGTTTCTTTACCTGGAGAAGTTGATAAATTTGATAAAAACTTAAGTCCTCATGCACATTTAAAATGTAATATTTGCGGTTGTTTAATAGATATTAATAGTTTAGAAATAGATAATTTTATAAAAAGTATATCTAAAGAACAAGATATAAAAATAGATAATTTCAATATTATTTTTGATGGTGTTTGTAAAAATTGTAAAAATAACTAA
- a CDS encoding 6-pyruvoyl trahydropterin synthase family protein produces MRSITTFDLQYAHRFYKFKGEAQYLHGHTGVLTIEVEDSINEGVNMVFPCNEIQKIAWDLLKNFDHALILREDDPLLPVILKVYEETGIKDGHPQNTMKGIAFKTELATAYPDCRLVVTKETLTVEGMIKIVYDLLKDKLNIAKITFTSGVNAASEEFITKNNIERCPLCGISLNENGICPKCGYKK; encoded by the coding sequence ATGAGAAGTATAACAACATTTGATTTACAATACGCACATAGATTTTATAAATTTAAAGGGGAAGCTCAATATTTACATGGACATACTGGTGTTTTAACTATAGAAGTAGAAGATTCTATTAATGAGGGAGTTAATATGGTATTTCCTTGTAATGAAATCCAAAAAATTGCTTGGGATCTTTTGAAAAACTTTGATCATGCTTTGATTTTAAGAGAGGATGATCCTTTATTACCAGTTATATTAAAAGTTTATGAAGAAACAGGAATAAAAGATGGACATCCACAAAATACTATGAAAGGAATAGCTTTTAAAACTGAATTGGCCACTGCTTATCCAGATTGTAGATTGGTAGTAACAAAAGAAACATTAACAGTAGAGGGAATGATAAAAATAGTATATGATTTATTAAAAGATAAATTAAATATAGCAAAAATTACTTTTACAAGTGGAGTAAATGCCGCTTCTGAAGAGTTTATTACTAAAAATAATATAGAACGTTGTCCTTTATGTGGAATATCATTAAATGAAAATGGTATTTGTCCAAAATGTGGATATAAAAAATAA
- a CDS encoding aminotransferase class V-fold PLP-dependent enzyme gives MEKNYYFDHSATSNPKPQIVINSVVEALTTFNGNPSRSSHKKSIELERKVFEVREKLANFFNIKNPLQIAFTKNSTEALNFAIKGINLKDCHIITSVLEHNSVLRPINYLKDEKNVKVSYITPDKNDEIVMENLEKNITPNTKAVIINHISNVTGYIFNLEKIGKICKKYNLIFVVDVSQSAGYYKIDIEKYNIDILCFTGHKSLLGIQGIGGIYVNENINLTPIIEGGTGSYSKLPRQPSKMPEVLEAGTSNVPGILSLGAGIDYIDSIGLDTIFKHEYKLTKYFIEEISSIDSIIIYDNFNIPRGPVVGINMKGINASELTNILSEEFNIFTRGGFHCAPLAHKYLGTYDFGCVRFSFGFSNTIEEIDYCVNSLKKIDNFLKNNL, from the coding sequence ATGGAAAAAAATTACTATTTCGACCACAGTGCTACATCAAATCCAAAACCACAAATTGTTATAAACTCTGTTGTTGAAGCATTAACTACTTTTAATGGAAATCCTAGTAGAAGTTCACATAAAAAATCTATAGAACTTGAAAGAAAAGTTTTTGAAGTTAGAGAAAAACTTGCTAATTTTTTTAATATTAAAAATCCTTTACAAATAGCTTTTACAAAAAATTCTACTGAAGCCCTTAATTTTGCTATTAAAGGGATTAATTTAAAGGATTGTCATATCATTACATCAGTATTAGAGCATAATTCTGTTCTTAGACCTATAAATTATCTAAAAGATGAGAAAAATGTAAAAGTTTCTTATATTACTCCTGATAAAAATGATGAAATAGTCATGGAAAATTTAGAAAAAAATATTACACCTAACACAAAAGCTGTTATTATTAATCATATTTCAAATGTTACAGGTTATATTTTTAATTTAGAAAAAATTGGAAAAATTTGTAAAAAATATAACTTAATTTTTGTTGTAGACGTTTCTCAAAGTGCTGGATATTATAAAATAGATATAGAGAAATATAATATAGATATTCTTTGTTTCACAGGACATAAATCATTGTTAGGTATTCAGGGTATAGGAGGAATATATGTAAACGAAAACATAAACCTTACTCCTATTATAGAAGGTGGAACAGGTAGTTATTCAAAACTTCCTAGACAACCTTCAAAAATGCCTGAAGTTTTAGAAGCTGGTACATCTAATGTTCCTGGTATTTTAAGTCTTGGAGCAGGTATAGATTATATTGATTCTATAGGACTTGATACTATTTTTAAGCATGAATACAAACTTACTAAATATTTTATTGAAGAAATTTCTTCAATAGATTCTATTATTATATATGATAATTTTAATATTCCTAGAGGACCTGTTGTAGGTATTAATATGAAAGGAATAAACGCCTCTGAATTAACTAATATTCTTTCTGAAGAATTTAATATTTTTACAAGAGGAGGTTTCCATTGTGCTCCTTTAGCTCATAAATATTTAGGAACATATGATTTTGGATGTGTTCGTTTTTCATTTGGATTTTCTAATACAATAGAAGAAATTGACTATTGTGTTAATTCTTTAAAAAAAATAGATAATTTTTTAAAAAATAACTTATAA
- a CDS encoding HU family DNA-binding protein, whose protein sequence is MTKKELANILYLKEVFDTKLEAEKKIDSILDLIQETLLSGEDVNFIGWGKLEVVQRAPRLGRNPKTGEEVQIESRRGIKFKPGKNFLEKLN, encoded by the coding sequence ATGACAAAAAAAGAGTTAGCAAACATATTATATTTAAAGGAAGTATTTGATACTAAATTAGAAGCAGAGAAAAAAATAGATTCTATATTAGATTTAATTCAAGAAACACTATTATCTGGAGAAGACGTTAATTTTATCGGTTGGGGAAAATTAGAAGTAGTACAAAGAGCTCCAAGACTTGGAAGAAATCCTAAAACTGGAGAAGAAGTTCAAATTGAATCAAGAAGAGGAATCAAATTTAAACCTGGAAAAAATTTCTTAGAAAAATTAAACTAA
- the fusA gene encoding elongation factor G yields the protein MKNYTTDQIRNVSFLGHRGSGKTSLVEALLYRAKVVAKPGVIEKGNTLSDYDDEEITRQFSINTSVISLDYQDKIYNILDTPGYADFRGEVLSALTVSEGAVIVIDASAGIEVGTEKAWRLLEERNIPRIIFINKMDKGAINYKKILTELKEKFGKKIAPFCIPLGEGEEFKGFINVVENKCRIFTGDLCEDRPLVEHEDFESVKNLLVEAVAETSEEAMEKFFNGEEFTHDEIQQGLRKGVVNGDVVPVVVGSAIGGIGFQTLFEMIYDYMPTPVESKGGEVLGINPDTKEEIIRKVDMQEPFSAFVFKTIVDPFIGKISLFKVNSGIATKDVEVLNASQNKKEKLSNLYFVRGIKQRDTERVVAGDIAATTKLTYTKTGDTLCDKNSPIVYEQMKFPRPCIFMNVIPTKKSDDEKISTCLQKLSEEDPTLKVIRNSETKELLIGGQGKTHLEIVLSKLFNKFQVQATLSKPKVAYRETIRKEVSVQGKHKKQSGGAGQYGDVFIKFEPLYDKEYEFVDNIKGGVVPKQYLPAVEKGLHEAALKGPLAGYPVINFKATLFDGSYHPVDSNEISFKQAAILAFRKAMESGASPVLLEPIVKMEIIVPEEYTGDVMGDMNKRRGKILGIDPLTYGEQKISVEVPQKEVLEYAIDLKAMTQSKGRFEFEFLKYDYVPNEVADKVIEEVKKDKEEK from the coding sequence ATGAAAAACTATACTACTGATCAAATTAGAAATGTAAGCTTTTTAGGACACAGAGGCTCAGGAAAAACTTCACTTGTTGAAGCACTTTTATATAGAGCCAAAGTTGTTGCAAAACCTGGTGTTATTGAAAAAGGAAATACTTTATCAGATTATGATGATGAAGAAATAACAAGACAATTTTCAATAAATACTTCTGTTATATCTTTAGATTATCAAGATAAAATTTATAATATTTTGGATACTCCAGGATATGCAGATTTTAGAGGAGAAGTTTTATCAGCTTTAACTGTTTCTGAAGGAGCTGTTATTGTTATAGATGCTAGTGCTGGAATAGAAGTTGGAACAGAAAAAGCTTGGAGATTGTTAGAAGAAAGAAATATACCAAGAATAATATTTATTAATAAAATGGATAAAGGAGCTATAAATTATAAAAAAATTCTTACTGAATTAAAAGAAAAATTTGGTAAAAAAATTGCTCCATTCTGTATCCCTTTAGGAGAAGGAGAAGAATTTAAGGGATTTATAAACGTTGTAGAAAATAAATGTAGAATCTTTACAGGAGATTTATGTGAAGATAGACCTTTAGTAGAACATGAAGATTTTGAAAGTGTAAAAAATCTTCTTGTAGAAGCTGTAGCTGAAACAAGTGAAGAAGCTATGGAAAAATTCTTTAATGGGGAAGAATTTACTCATGATGAAATACAACAAGGACTTCGTAAAGGAGTTGTAAATGGAGATGTAGTTCCAGTAGTTGTAGGTTCTGCTATTGGAGGAATAGGATTCCAAACTTTATTTGAAATGATATATGATTATATGCCTACTCCTGTTGAATCAAAAGGTGGAGAAGTTTTAGGAATAAATCCAGATACTAAAGAGGAAATAATAAGAAAAGTTGACATGCAAGAGCCATTTTCAGCTTTTGTATTTAAAACTATAGTTGACCCATTTATTGGAAAAATATCTTTATTTAAGGTTAATTCTGGAATAGCTACAAAAGATGTAGAAGTTTTAAATGCTAGTCAAAATAAAAAAGAAAAATTAAGTAACCTTTATTTTGTAAGAGGTATAAAACAAAGAGATACAGAAAGAGTAGTGGCTGGAGATATAGCTGCTACTACAAAACTTACATATACAAAAACAGGTGATACTTTATGTGATAAAAATAGTCCAATAGTTTATGAACAAATGAAATTCCCAAGACCTTGTATATTTATGAATGTAATACCTACAAAAAAATCTGATGATGAAAAAATAAGTACTTGTCTTCAAAAGTTATCTGAAGAAGATCCAACTTTAAAAGTTATAAGAAATTCTGAAACTAAAGAATTGTTAATTGGTGGTCAAGGAAAAACTCATCTTGAAATAGTTTTAAGTAAATTATTTAATAAATTCCAAGTACAAGCAACTTTATCTAAACCAAAAGTAGCTTATAGAGAAACTATTAGAAAAGAAGTTTCAGTACAAGGAAAACATAAAAAACAGTCTGGTGGAGCTGGACAATATGGAGATGTATTTATTAAATTTGAACCATTGTATGATAAAGAATATGAATTTGTAGATAATATCAAAGGTGGAGTTGTACCAAAACAATATTTACCAGCAGTAGAAAAAGGATTACATGAAGCTGCACTTAAAGGACCTTTAGCAGGATATCCTGTTATAAACTTTAAAGCAACATTATTTGATGGATCTTATCACCCAGTAGATTCTAATGAAATTTCATTTAAACAGGCAGCAATTCTTGCTTTTAGAAAGGCTATGGAAAGTGGAGCATCACCAGTATTGTTAGAGCCAATTGTAAAAATGGAAATAATAGTTCCTGAAGAATATACAGGAGATGTAATGGGAGATATGAATAAAAGAAGAGGTAAAATTTTAGGAATAGACCCATTAACTTATGGAGAACAAAAAATTTCTGTTGAGGTTCCACAAAAAGAAGTACTAGAATATGCTATTGATTTAAAAGCTATGACTCAATCTAAAGGAAGATTTGAATTTGAATTTTTAAAATATGATTATGTACCAAATGAGGTAGCAGATAAGGTTATTGAAGAAGTTAAAAAAGATAAAGAAGAAAAATAG
- a CDS encoding MalY/PatB family protein — MKYNFDEIIKRGKRNSIKWNSKYYKAMFNNHEDLLSMWVADMDFRVSDGIQNRLKKLIDHGIYGYGAIDDEYYEAIIRWNKLRNGWDIPKEAICHTPGVVPAINYILQTYTKEKDSVMIFTPVYGPFKRSIINNKRTVVTCPLLKDENNNYNLDFQKMEMLIKEKDVKMIIFCSPHNPIGRVWRKEEIEKVADICLNNKVLMICDEIHSDLIFGDNKFVSYGNLDEKYLENGIICNAVSKTFNLAGMQVSNIIIHNVVLREKYKQTLALYNIGAPNAFAIEAVKGAYLESDEWYEEMKEYIYSNMVFAKEYIDKNLPKLKYNIPQGTYLGWIDFNAYNLYGKDMEDAFEEQIKVGIDYGHWFGEEGKGFIRMNFACPREVVVEALTRIKKYIDNIEK; from the coding sequence ATGAAATATAATTTTGATGAAATAATTAAACGTGGAAAAAGAAATTCTATAAAATGGAATAGTAAATATTATAAGGCTATGTTTAATAATCATGAAGATTTACTTTCTATGTGGGTAGCAGATATGGATTTTAGAGTATCTGATGGAATACAAAATAGATTAAAAAAACTTATAGATCATGGAATATATGGATATGGAGCAATAGATGATGAATATTATGAGGCAATCATAAGATGGAATAAACTTAGAAATGGTTGGGATATTCCTAAAGAAGCTATATGTCATACTCCGGGAGTAGTACCAGCTATAAATTATATTTTACAAACTTATACAAAAGAAAAGGATAGTGTAATGATATTTACTCCAGTTTATGGACCTTTTAAAAGAAGTATTATAAATAATAAAAGAACTGTAGTAACATGCCCATTATTAAAAGATGAAAATAATAATTATAATTTAGATTTTCAAAAAATGGAAATGTTAATAAAAGAAAAAGATGTTAAAATGATAATCTTCTGTTCTCCTCATAATCCTATTGGGAGAGTATGGAGAAAAGAAGAAATAGAGAAAGTAGCAGATATTTGTTTAAATAATAAAGTTTTAATGATATGTGATGAAATTCATTCTGATTTAATTTTTGGAGATAATAAATTTGTCTCTTATGGAAATTTAGATGAGAAATATTTAGAAAATGGAATTATCTGTAATGCTGTAAGTAAAACTTTTAATCTAGCAGGAATGCAAGTATCTAATATAATTATTCACAATGTTGTATTGAGAGAAAAATATAAACAAACCTTGGCTCTTTATAATATTGGAGCACCAAATGCTTTTGCCATTGAAGCTGTAAAAGGGGCTTATTTAGAAAGTGATGAATGGTATGAAGAAATGAAAGAATATATTTATAGTAATATGGTGTTTGCAAAAGAATATATTGATAAGAACTTACCTAAATTAAAATATAATATACCTCAAGGAACATATTTAGGATGGATAGATTTTAATGCTTATAACTTATATGGAAAAGATATGGAAGATGCTTTTGAAGAGCAAATTAAAGTAGGAATTGATTATGGTCATTGGTTTGGAGAAGAAGGAAAAGGATTTATAAGAATGAATTTTGCTTGTCCTAGAGAGGTTGTAGTAGAAGCTTTAACTAGAATAAAAAAATATATAGATAATATTGAAAAATAA
- a CDS encoding glycoside hydrolase family 13 protein has translation MVELLNLAWDDNYIFFNSQDTNYKSIFGAAPCNESVTFNIKINEKAMIDSVFIHFFIDNLDISQPPREYRYHMTCKKNLGEPDDIYTYTYKVEDKPRLVFYYFEIILKNGEFKYYGNNYDGLGGIGQVYSNNPRSYQMTTFYPDSKTPDWYKESIIYQIFPDRFFNGNPYGNLSAQKENTFIYGNWYDTPIYIKGAQGEILRWDFFGGNFKGIEKKIDYFKELGINLIYLNPIFQAASNHRYDTGDYKKVDSILGTEEDFNSLITTLKENNINVILDGVFSHTGRDSKYFNRFNHYDSVGAYNSVGSPYYDWYTFKNYPNEYVSWWGNDDLPCVNELNPSFLDYIIRDEDSVVAKWLGVGIKGWRLDVADELPGEFLKILRKRCHEIDKESILLGEVWEDATNKISYNQRREYMCGEELDTVTNYPFKKILLDFFYNKGNAEKVCKLFMNLRENYPKENFYALTNIIGSHDVERILSVCEDIGKFMQDYLYKRGLHKDKLIMKDDLVKKLGLDLLKLFSLVQLTFPGVPLIYYGDEVGLRGGKDPDNRRTYPWGRENQEILSWYKFLTRMRNKHSLLSTGDFRQFYLNEDIYGYIRFLDNGVDQFGKNRGMDNFIIVIISRNPLTSFDIDIDFSNFDDIPSVKKCKFIYELTDGKRNIPACRKLTFNIKDLGFLVISNTDICSL, from the coding sequence ATGGTAGAACTTTTAAATTTAGCTTGGGATGATAATTATATATTTTTTAACTCACAAGATACAAATTATAAGTCTATTTTTGGTGCTGCTCCTTGTAATGAGTCAGTTACTTTTAATATAAAAATAAATGAAAAAGCTATGATAGATTCTGTATTTATCCATTTTTTTATAGATAATTTAGATATATCTCAACCTCCAAGAGAATATAGATATCATATGACATGTAAAAAAAATCTAGGAGAACCTGATGATATATACACATACACTTATAAAGTTGAAGATAAGCCTAGACTTGTTTTTTATTACTTTGAAATTATTTTAAAAAATGGTGAATTCAAATATTATGGAAATAATTATGATGGACTAGGTGGAATCGGTCAAGTTTATTCTAATAATCCTCGTAGTTATCAAATGACAACTTTTTATCCAGATAGTAAGACACCTGATTGGTATAAAGAATCCATTATCTATCAGATTTTTCCAGATAGATTTTTTAATGGAAACCCTTATGGAAATTTGTCAGCACAAAAAGAGAATACTTTTATCTATGGAAATTGGTACGATACTCCCATTTATATAAAGGGAGCTCAAGGAGAAATTCTTCGTTGGGACTTTTTTGGCGGAAATTTTAAAGGAATAGAAAAGAAAATAGATTACTTTAAAGAGTTAGGAATAAATTTAATATATTTAAACCCAATTTTCCAAGCTGCTAGTAATCATAGATATGATACTGGCGATTATAAAAAAGTAGATTCTATATTAGGAACAGAAGAAGATTTTAATAGTTTAATAACTACTTTAAAAGAAAATAATATCAATGTTATACTAGACGGAGTATTTAGTCACACAGGTAGGGATAGTAAATATTTTAATAGATTTAATCATTATGATTCAGTAGGAGCTTATAATTCTGTAGGTTCACCATATTATGATTGGTATACCTTTAAAAATTATCCAAATGAATATGTTTCATGGTGGGGAAATGATGATTTGCCTTGTGTAAATGAATTAAATCCTAGTTTTTTAGATTATATTATAAGAGATGAAGATAGCGTAGTAGCCAAATGGTTGGGTGTTGGTATAAAAGGTTGGCGTTTAGATGTTGCTGATGAATTACCAGGAGAATTTTTAAAAATTTTAAGAAAAAGATGTCACGAAATAGATAAAGAATCTATTCTTCTTGGAGAAGTTTGGGAAGATGCAACTAATAAAATTAGTTATAACCAAAGAAGAGAATACATGTGTGGAGAAGAATTGGATACTGTAACAAATTACCCATTCAAAAAAATTCTTTTAGACTTCTTTTATAATAAAGGAAATGCTGAAAAAGTCTGTAAATTATTTATGAATTTAAGAGAAAATTATCCAAAAGAAAATTTTTATGCTTTGACTAATATTATTGGAAGCCATGATGTTGAAAGAATATTATCTGTTTGTGAAGATATAGGAAAGTTCATGCAAGATTATCTTTATAAAAGAGGACTTCATAAAGATAAATTAATTATGAAAGATGACTTAGTAAAAAAATTAGGTCTTGATTTATTGAAATTATTTAGCCTTGTACAACTTACATTCCCAGGAGTTCCTCTTATTTATTATGGAGATGAAGTTGGTTTGAGAGGTGGAAAAGACCCTGATAATCGTAGAACTTATCCTTGGGGTAGAGAGAATCAAGAAATTTTATCTTGGTATAAATTTTTAACAAGAATGAGAAATAAACACTCCTTACTTTCTACTGGAGATTTTAGACAGTTTTATCTAAATGAAGATATTTATGGATATATTCGTTTCTTAGATAATGGAGTTGACCAATTTGGAAAAAATAGAGGAATGGATAACTTTATCATAGTTATAATTAGTAGAAATCCCCTTACATCATTTGATATAGATATAGATTTTTCTAATTTTGACGATATTCCATCTGTTAAAAAATGTAAATTTATATATGAATTAACTGATGGAAAAAGAAATATTCCAGCTTGTAGAAAATTGACTTTTAATATAAAAGATTTAGGATTTTTAGTTATTTCAAATACAGATATTTGTAGTTTATAA